The genome window AAGTAATAGGCGACGTCGTCCACATTGCTCGGCCCGTAGATCCCTGAAGGACGCAGTATCGTCCAATCCAGTCCGGATGAGGTGACCAGATCCTCGGCCTTGACCTTGGACCTTCCGTACTCGTACTGAGGGTTCAACGGGGCGTCCTCGTTCGCAGGAGGGTGCTCCACCGGACCCATGGCCTCGGTGCTGCTGCAATACAGGAAGCGCTTGACCCCGTTCTCTTGGCAGGCCTCCAATAACCGTTGCGTGCCCTGAACGTTGATCCTATCGTACAGTTCCTTGCGGCCAGTGAAGGTATAGTAAGCGGCCAGATGGATCACCGCGTCCACACCCTTGACCGCTTCGCTCATGGATGCTGGATCGGTGAGATCGAAATTGACCTTAGGCAGGCCAAGTTCATCGATGGACCGGGTATCACTGCCTTGGCGATAGGCGCACAAAGGTGCGTGCGGCCCCTTGACCATCTCCCTTATCAAATGTCCGCCCAGAAAGCCCGTGGCCCCGGTGACCAGGACCTTCAAAGCTGCTCCCCCGGTGAGGTGTTCTTGCCACGCCAATAAACTATGCGGGTGAACAAAGAGCTCATGGGCACGCCGTCATACGGTTCCACCGCACCACGCATGAACATGTCGCCCAACGGCAGAATGCGGTGCACTCCGGCGTTCACCAATCGGTCGATGATCCCCTTCTTGGAGCTCTCGTTCACCGCCAGTCCAACGCTCTGCACCCCGTCGATGCCTCTGAAGGCAGGATGTCCCGGCAGGTCGCGCAGCAAAGCCACGGCCGAATCGGCATCCGGCACCACCACGATCTCCAGGAATCGTCTCCTGGCGAAGAGGTTGAAAGTAGGGAACTGGGCGGCCAGACCTTTCATGGAGCTCTGTCCCTTCGAAAGCACCAATGTCCAGGGGTTGGCCGGTTCCCTGGAAGAGAGGACCGTCCCCCCTTCCGTCTGTATGTACCGCCTAGCGCCCTGTAATGTGAACATTCGATCCTGGTCTAAAGGCAAGGGGAATTCCATACCCACATCGTCCAGGCGCTCTCCGGCCGTGCGCAAGAACATCTTGCCCTCTTCGAAACTGCCAATGAAGACCGCTGAGGTCGGTGAGGAGCACAGCTGCTGATCGTAAAGCACCACATCCAGTGCCAGATCGTCCGCGGCTTGCAAAGTGTCCACCCCCTCCTCGATCAGGGCCATACCAGTGAATGGACCGTTGACGAAGAAGCGCGGATGGTGCGGGTTTAGGTTCACCATGTTGGCCACGATGGTCCGGGCCGGTTCCGCCCCCCAGAAGTTGATCATGCCCATGGGCGATCTTTCCAGTGCCGCTTTCAGCGACGGGGAGTCATGGCCAAAGTAGGACACCACCAAGGCGTCCCTCATGGCCTTGGAGGCGGGACCGTCCGTTACTTCCGACAGGAGCTTGAACACCTCGGTCACCCCGTGATAGTTCGCTATGGACGGCTTCAATATGGTCAGGTTGCCAGTGACCAATGACATCACCGTTGGTATGAGCGTAGGAACGATGGAGTTGCCGGAACTGATGATCAGTACCGGACCGACCGGAACGTGGCGGAACATCTCGGTCTCGTCCATCTCTACGAAGCGGCAAAGAGCCTCCGCCCCACCCTGGACGGAAGCCTCCAGGTTCTTACGGATGTTGCTCGCCCCCAGGACCGCGGGTACGAACGACAGTTCGGTCTCCATGAGGGACGGCGAGTATCCAGTGGATGTGGCCATCTCATCTTTGAGGTGGTCCAGTTCGCCGCGGTCCAGTTTGTCCTTCCACAGCCTGGCCATCTGTTCGATGACCTGCAGTCTATCCTCGATGGGAACGGACGATAGTGCGGCCTGCACCGATGGCGCCAACCTCATCAGCTCTTCCAGGGCGGAAGGTGATATCTCCATGACCTCCTCGTTACCGCCGCTGGGTACGTTCTCCAGGGAACGATCGAAAAGCAACGGCACTAGCTTGGGGCACATGGCCCAGGCAATGGCCTTCCTGCCAATTAAATGATGCCGCTCACTGCCCTTTGGTCATCATCTCTTCCAAGGTGCCGCCGCATGCGCGTTGAAGGTCCCAACCCTCCTTGACGCTGAGTCGGCGCTTGTACACGAACTCTTTTCCGTAGTAGCGCTCAGAAGAATGCCAGGACATGATGTCCCCAGGGTAGAACACCTCTAGCCAGGATGTGGTGAAGGGGTTGAAGATGCCCAGCACTCCCTCCTTGCCCTCACCTTCCAACGGTTCGAAGGTCAATGGATCGAGAATGAACGCCTCCGACAGGGGGTGGGGCATCTTGTCCATGACACCATGACGATCGATCAGCGCCGTCAGTGTCTCCGTCATTCCCAGCACGTCCATGAAGGGGGTGCTACCCTCCCCTCCATTACGGTTCTTAGCGACGAAATGCTTCTGGGCGTTCGATACCAACAGGGGATACTCTGGCAGGTCGGCGAAGCCTTTACTGCCCCCTCCGGTGACGATTACGCCCCCTTTACCCAGGCGCACCGGTGGTGCCCCCGAGGCCATCTTGTAGGCCAGCTTCTTACCGTATCCCATATCGTCGAACTTTTGGCACATTAGGTGTACGCCCGCCGGAGCGGTGAAAAAGAGCTTCGGCTCCTTCTTGGACTTGAGGAACTTAAGGAGATTCTCCTTATTGGGCACCAGTTTCTGCCAGGGAGTTCCAGCCTGGTCCTTGTTCTCCAGGTCCATGCCGTAAAGGAGTTCGATGCCCTTCTTCTCCAAGGTCAGGTGAACGAACGCCACGAAGCTTAGCTTGTATCTGAGCTCGGGAGCGGCCATGAACAACGCTACGCCCTCTCCGTCCTTCAGCAGGTCCCCGTACACGTACTCGAAGAGGTCTGTGTTGGCCTTGAGCATGATGGCCAGATCTATCGGTGAGCGATAGACGCGCACCGGGTCCTTACCAGTGGTACCGCTGGAGGAGAATGTCTCCCCGCCCTCTTCCAGGTCCTTTATAAGAAACTTCTTCTGTCCTTCCCCGCGCAGCATGTCCGAAGGTATGGCTAGCTTGGCCACATCGTACAGCGTCGCCTTCGCCGGATCGATGTCCAATCTCTCGAACAGTTCCGCGTAGTAGGGGTTATGTCGGGCGAAGTACTGCAGGGACTCCCGGCGTAACGATTGGCGCAATGAGGCCAGGTCGTCAACGCTCATCTTGAATAGCGAGTCACCCTTGATCAGGTCCCATACCCGTTTGACGTGAGGGTCGTTAATAAGTTGGCTTTGCGCTCCGCGCTCCATGATCTCCTTGGCGTCCGTGATACACACCCTCCCGATATCCCTGGACAACGACTCTTGGCATAATATTTCTTTGGCGGTCTCGGTCAGTCCCATAAAGATCGATCGATGCGGACCAATCGTTCCAACACTGCTTTGGCCAGCAGACCTTCGATGAAATCCTCCTTCCCTTTTGTATAGGCTTCCCGGTCATGGTGGAAACGTTCGGCCAATCCCATCTTCAAGGCGGCGTACTCTCTGGTTTCGTCCCTATTGTCCACAAGTCTATCGCGGAAGAATATGTGCTTCCAGTATTCCCAGCTCCCTCTTCGCACAACATGCAGATGGTGGGTGCGGGGCATACCTTTACGGAAGAACAACCGCCCCCTTTCATCG of Methanomassiliicoccales archaeon contains these proteins:
- a CDS encoding NAD-dependent epimerase/dehydratase family protein — translated: MKVLVTGATGFLGGHLIREMVKGPHAPLCAYRQGSDTRSIDELGLPKVNFDLTDPASMSEAVKGVDAVIHLAAYYTFTGRKELYDRINVQGTQRLLEACQENGVKRFLYCSSTEAMGPVEHPPANEDAPLNPQYEYGRSKVKAEDLVTSSGLDWTILRPSGIYGPSNVDDVAYYFITSFKGFASKFIIGSGKNYIQFVHVKDVVKGFLLALDNPGAVGRTYIISQARPYTYEEVYRLLASIFGQPEPRWRLTKRLANIMMFPIEGFNTLIGRKNFLYRRETVESVTSDRSFTIDRARRELGYEPDYDLPEGMRETVAWYRENGYL
- a CDS encoding aldehyde dehydrogenase family protein, which encodes MCPKLVPLLFDRSLENVPSGGNEEVMEISPSALEELMRLAPSVQAALSSVPIEDRLQVIEQMARLWKDKLDRGELDHLKDEMATSTGYSPSLMETELSFVPAVLGASNIRKNLEASVQGGAEALCRFVEMDETEMFRHVPVGPVLIISSGNSIVPTLIPTVMSLVTGNLTILKPSIANYHGVTEVFKLLSEVTDGPASKAMRDALVVSYFGHDSPSLKAALERSPMGMINFWGAEPARTIVANMVNLNPHHPRFFVNGPFTGMALIEEGVDTLQAADDLALDVVLYDQQLCSSPTSAVFIGSFEEGKMFLRTAGERLDDVGMEFPLPLDQDRMFTLQGARRYIQTEGGTVLSSREPANPWTLVLSKGQSSMKGLAAQFPTFNLFARRRFLEIVVVPDADSAVALLRDLPGHPAFRGIDGVQSVGLAVNESSKKGIIDRLVNAGVHRILPLGDMFMRGAVEPYDGVPMSSLFTRIVYWRGKNTSPGEQL
- a CDS encoding GrpB family protein, giving the protein MIVENMDQRGENAMEDIELLPHDPHWTSMFSEERDRLLSALGEMVRGIDHVGSTAVSGLVAKPIIDIMVSVEILHLGTVKEILEDVGYLHVPIDERGRLFFRKGMPRTHHLHVVRRGSWEYWKHIFFRDRLVDNRDETREYAALKMGLAERFHHDREAYTKGKEDFIEGLLAKAVLERLVRIDRSLWD